One region of Vitis vinifera cultivar Pinot Noir 40024 chromosome 1, ASM3070453v1 genomic DNA includes:
- the LOC100242500 gene encoding uncharacterized protein LOC100242500 isoform X1 has translation MPPSYFPLRWESTGDQWWYASPIDWAAANGHYDLVRELLHLDTNLLIKLTSLRRIRRLETVWDDEEQFDDVARCRSQVARKLLRECQTKRGHNSLIRAGYGGWLLYTAASAGDVGFVKELLQRDPLLVFGEGEYGVTDIFYAAARSKNSEVFRLLLDFSISPGCFRSSGEELDEQSDEVSPEFRWEMRNRAVHAAARGGNLEILKELLHDCTDVLVYRDMQGSTILHTASGRGQVEIVKGLLESYDIINSTDNQGNTALNVAAYRGYLTVLEVLILASPSSIFLTNNYGDTLLHMAVAGFRSPGFRRLDRQIELMKQLLRGKIVNMEDIINAKNNDGRTALHMAVIGNIQSDVVELLMTVPSINLNIRDADGMTPLDLLKQRPQSASSEILIKELISAGGIANCQDYMARSALVSHLKMKGIGSSPGTSFRISDAEILLYSGIENASNASPDPASGELSSWSSELDHLDPATDINLADDNKGSVNNAARRLKILLHWPRKQGKADSKTLGEDDSLDSYKISRNLEDDPTPLRHRFSKLTSLPNNKRVVSFRSLLPSPSTKKKFAVGLMHGVIRAMPQLADPAESSSPPFSESPVSSPRSAEKQKGIAIENGTTGPSTSNQGVKGGKREMNNKQSSFNKKMMNQYFCFGAQGIAVENSIRSQSYRHAVV, from the exons ATGCCACCCTCATATTTCCCTCTTCGGTGGGAGAGCACTGGAGACCAGTGGTGGTACGCTTCACCAATTGATTGGGCAGCTGCAAACGGCCACTATGATCTTGTGAGGGAGCTTCTCCACCTCGACACCAACCTCCTCATCAAGCTCACCTCTCTAAGGCGAATTCGCCGCTTGGAAACAGTGTGGGATGATGAAGAACAGTTCGATGATGTTGCCAGATGCCGCTCTCAAGTTGCCCGGAAGTTACTCCGGGAATGCCAGACCAAGAGAGGACACAACTCTCTCATTAGAGCAGGCTATGGTGGATGGCTTCTGTACACTGCTGCCTCAGCGGGGGATGTGGGTTTTGTGAAGGAATTGCTCCAGAGAGACCCTCTGCTTGTGTTTGGAGAAGGAGAATATGGTGTCACTGACATATTTTATGCTGCGGCCAGGAGCAAGAACTCTGAGGTTTTCAGGCTGCTGCTTGATTTTTCAATCTCACCGGGGTGTTTTAGGAGCAGTGGAGAGGAATTGGATGAGCAATCGGATGAAGTTTCTCCAGAATTTAGGTGGGAGATGAGGAATAGGGCTGTTCATGCTGCAGCTAGAGGGGGAAATTTGGAGATTCTGAAGGAGCTCCTTCATGATTGTACTGATGTTCTGGTTTATAGAGATATGCAGGGGTCTACAATCTTACATACAGCCTCTGGAAGAGGACAGGTTGAG ATAGTTAAGGGCCTACTGGAATCCTATGACATTATCAACTCTACAGACAATCAGGGGAACACAGCATTGAATGTGGCTGCTTACAGGGGTTACTTAACTGTGCTAGAGGTTCTAATTCTTGCATCTCCCTCTTCAATCTTTTTGACAAACAATTATGGGGACACTTTACTCCACATGGCAGTGGCTGGTTTTCGAAGCCCGGGTTTCAGGAGACTGGACCGGCAGATTGAGCTCATGAAGCAGTTGCTACGTGGGAAGATTGTGAACATGGAAGACATCATCAATGCCAAGAACAATGATGGAAGAACTGCTCTTCACATGGCTGTAATTGGGAACATTCAGTCAGATGTGGTGGAATTGCTGATGACAGTGCCATCAATTAATTTGAACATCCGGGATGCTGATGGTATGACTCCTCTAGATCTCCTCAAGCAACGCCCACAATCAGCTTCTTCTGAAATCTTAATCAAGGAGTTAATTTCAGCTGGAGGGATAGCCAATTGTCAGGATTATATGGCAAGAAGTGCCCTTGTTTCCCACCTGAAAATGAAGGGTATTGGGAGCAGCCCGGGGACTTCTTTCAGAATCTCAGATGCAGAAATATTGTTGTACTCTGGTATTGAGAATGCGTCCAATGCCAGCCCTGATCCTGCAAGTGGAGAGCTCAGTTCATGGTCCAGTGAACTTGATCACCTTGACCCTGCAACAGATATCAACTTGGCTGATGATAATAAAGGCTCTGTAAATAATGCTGCAAGGCGCTTGAAGATCCTTCTCCACTGGCCCAGAAAGCAAGGAAAAGCTGACAGCAAAACATTGGGAGAAGATGATTCTTTGGACTCATACAAGATATCTAGAAATCTAGAAGATGATCCGACCCCTCTTCGACACAGATTCTCAAAACTCACATCTCTCCCAAACAATAAAAGAGTAGTCTCTTTCAGGAGCTTACTCCCAAGCCCTTCAACCAAGAAGAAATTTGCAGTAGGCCTAATGCATGGTGTGATCCGCGCAATGCCCCAATTAGCAGACCCAGCTGAATCATCTTCACCTCCTTTTTCAGAATCGCCTGTGTCATCACCTAGATCTGCAGAGAAGCAGAAGGGCATAGCTATTGAGAATGGCACTACTGGACCCTCTACCTCAAATCAGGGGGTGAAGGGTGGAAAACGAGAAATGAATAACAAACAAAGTTCCTTCAACAAGAAGATGATGAACCAATACTTCTGCTTCGGAGCACAAGGCATAGCCGTGGAGAATTCGATTCGCAGCCAGAGTTACAGGCATGCAGTTGTTTGA